From Hylaeus volcanicus isolate JK05 chromosome 2, UHH_iyHylVolc1.0_haploid, whole genome shotgun sequence, the proteins below share one genomic window:
- the LOC128872164 gene encoding rapamycin-insensitive companion of mTOR isoform X1: protein MAIPSWKIWGRNLRMSHRHQNTEDSCVQLDLSRGLKENIKEILTNLCQRHNVPSIKKLAYLNAIVKLISENDSPEYGYATDDIFCCLRVGLIHEATQVRAAALRAVRYMLKKEQDVIAINKLQYPYFVARSMDINLRNETEGLQALRLVRRILVLAPKHFSPILARSLISLTNGGVEEKDGTFRAFLATLCELGVLNSNLLISCGGIGALGRAAMTGQSPAIIESVVAVLLKLLNTPETRNSVSLLCFAAPYCELHSLSIDGTKEERERFAASKLALLSILRSYPGVLHFCRPDDNSGLKAIADILYVEQLEVRRAVLELLYELLNLPLPTWTDEPDVALAAVDPSRTRDSWKLSEGFVAAEGKYILPSLSSRCPNITEIHLALLVYVLLECGLHYALAETIVSSDTFISVRAAVLLGALLHLAHSLLPPEACDLTPPLPNLLEHASAGKHQALAAVTILERMHIMMRRRPAPASLFLDKILQAGTWLRPTIPRRQRTSGRHWLRRESPTTPLLKDAQVLSSKDALAWNWPVVRSILRSREDTMRIFHDSDHRLFMKRLVRYFKPCSNGYSRIELATNANLAREATLAGCDLLNCLLELHEPEGTKLLNELIGDIAEQITCVQTAQSAHECLFSPRHMSTTCCQKYFLFLGHLSHSAKGTVILNGFNLLEKLQDLALATNHDCYVKLIVSSLDYSRDGSNRKVMTKIITEASSDNTRLYATQFLRLILRARMADAYRWAITLLSDRLSDSNKTVALTALEALHEACEETKYLEALLQQGGQSRDWSKWLEELGDKGYLLKIRLYSLHQGFTTLSSPTEELEKWICPGGFAERYVGLIEGEIHDSLTRRQRDETGSYHRRTTNVPMTPQDIFVLPHLIGQLAQHELGMQLLLRRNVIQRFARVIQRFRMEVGGTDSESNSRCTKTNCSLIDDGCVMSEESGTDETVESNRLETIMDSESAEVIDTCNLQKGDSLAELRRKTSLDDSRRVTADRSWRLELKARDEQGTSLSKKILRAKSALWVLGHAGTSAAGVEQLNHLGTIELITSMAETCPYYAVRATAMYSLSLIGTTRAGADALLNFDWPCVRHRRGDHWPIVPPTSTYSAPSPIPIQRHHRSLSDGKPELPEPVARRTRNRSESAATDLEARRYALPERGETPSPVSSIQRLSQQDAEGYAKLRSFQRHRRPSYSQSSLEMYSLDGRLSLQSLLEFDSSRSWIADHVLTSTPPPPEDSNDNLFYMGIALPKRLITIFPELPQPSFRTIADNVPKSDIESTEVDEESCSEYDVDADHCRICLVCHPGKSSNRDSITDQDAKLQRVIIRHAQRMANPLWYRHSRQTLLRLRQLHSEKFQDACLFSDVAARLGSGTYRMPARRFLQELFLDSKFDALYIEPANILKLNDGNDEKSLRPPISAPPEPNSRVPSESKINGRITFSEIQVTQLDAVIEVAGGDSCVTQKYNKTQEVLRKPERRSDEKIIAEILKPEERIRLSKSSDRLLKVSGTNSAISLD, encoded by the exons ATGGCAATTCCTAGTTGGAAGATTTGGGGTAGAAACCTTCGTATGAGCCATC GCCACCAAAACACTGAAGACAGCTGCGTGCAACTCGATCTGTCAAGAG GTCTGAAGGAaaacattaaagaaattttgacTAACCTTTGTCAGCGACACAATGTTCCAAGCATAAAAAAACTAGCATATCTTAATGCTATTGTTAAGTTAATTAGTGAAAATGATTCACCGGAATATGGGTATGCCACTGACGATATATTTTGCTG cCTACGAGTTGGTCTCATTCATGAAGCCACACAAGTTCGTGCTGCCGCATTGCGTGCAGTACGATATATGCTCAAGAAAGAACAAGATGTTattgcaattaataaattgcaatatcCATATTTTGTTGCTCGTAGTATGGATATTAATTTACGAAATGAAACAGAAGGATTACAAGCTCTTAGACTTGTTAGAAGAATTTTAGTATTAGCTCCAAAACATTTTAGTCCAATTTTAGCAAGATCTTTAATAAGCCTGACAAACGGAGGAGTCGAAGAAAAGGATGGAACGTTTCGAGCATTCTTGGCAACTCTTTGCGAGTTAGGAGttctaaattcaaatttgttaattagCTGTGGAGGCATTGGTGCCCTTGGAAGAGCTGCTATGACTGGACAAAGCCCTGCTATAATAGAATCTGTCGTAGCAGTCTtattaaagttattaaataCTCCCGAAACCAGGAATAGTGTTTCTCTCTTATGTTTTGCTGCTCCTTATTGCGAGTTGCATTCTTTAAGTATAGACGGAACAAAAGAAGAACGAGAAAGATTCGCAGCAAGTAAATTGGCATTATTGAGTATACTGAGATCTTATCCTGGTGTTCTACATTTTTGTCGACCCGATGATAACTCAGGATTAAAAGCTATAGCAGATATATTGTATGTTGAACAACTCGAAGTACGACGCGCTGTTCTAGAATTACTTTATGAATTGTTGAATCTACCTTTACCTACATGGACAGATGAGCCAGATGTTGCTCTAGCAGCAGTAGATCCTAGTAGGACGCGTGATTCATGGAAATTGTCAGAAGGCTTTGTTGCGGCtgaaggaaaatatattttaccgtCTTTATCGTCACGCTGTCcaaatattacagaaatacATTTAGCGTTGCTGGTTTACGTTTTATTAGAATGTGGTCTCCATTACGCTCTCGCGGAAACTATTGTTTCTAgcgatacatttatttctgtacGCGCTGCTGTTCTTTTAGGTGCGTTATTGCATCTTGCACATTCTCTATTGCCTCCAGAAGCATGTGATCTTACACCTCCTTTACCGAATTTATTGGAACACGCGAGTGCTGGAAAGCACCAGGCCTTAGCAGCTGTAACAATTTTGGAGCGAATGCATATTATGATGCGACGAAGACCAGCACCTGCGAGTCTATTTctagataaaattttacaagcagGTACTTGGTTGAGGCCGACCATACCAAGACGGCAACGAACGTCGGGCAGGCATTGGCTGCGTAGAGAATCGCCAACTACTCCTCTCTTAAAAGATGCTCAAGTACTCAGTTCGAAAGATGCTCTCGCATGGAATTGGCCGGTAGTGCGATCTATATTACGATCACGAGAAGATACGATGCGAATATTCCATGATTCCGATCACAGGTTGTTCATGAAAAGGCTCGTACGTTATTTTAAACCTTGTTCAAATGGATATAGTAGAATAGAGCTAGCAACAAATGCCAATTTAGCACGAGAAGCAACATTAGCTGGTTGTGATTTATTAAACTGTTTATTAGAACTTCACGAACCCGAGGGTACGAAactattaaatgaattaattggAGATATCGCGGAGCAAATTACTTGCGTTCAAACAGCTCAGTCTGCTCACGAGTGTTTATTTTCACCTCGTCATATGTCTACCACTTGTTGTCAAAAGTATTTCCTGTTTCTTGGACATTTGAGCCATTCGGCGAAAGGAACTGTAATCCTGAATGggtttaatttattagaaaagttGCAAGACTTAGCTTTAGCTACTAATCATGACTGTTACGTTAAACTAATAGTCTCAAGTTTAGATTATTCTAGAGACGGATCTAATAGGAAAGTAATGACTAAGATTATTACGGAAGCATCATCGGACAATACACGTCTATACGCTACACAGTTCCTTCGGTTGATACTGAGAGCCAGAATGGCCGATGCCTATCGTTGGGCGATAACGTTACTGTCTGATCGGTTATCGGATTCCAATAAAACTGTAGCACTAACTGCTTTAGAAGCGTTGCACGAAGCTTGCGAAGAAACGAAGTATTTAGAAGCTCTGTTGCAGCAAGGAGGTCAATCTCGTGATTGGAGTAAATGGCTCGAAGAATTAGGCGACAAAGGTTACTTGTTGAAAATTCGATTGTACTCTCTTCATCAAGGTTTCACGACACTTTCATCTCCCACGGAAGAATTGGAAAAGTGGATTTGTCCAGGGGGTTTCGCAGAAAGATACGTTGGTTTAATAGAGGGTGAAATACACGATTCCTTAACGCGTCGTCAAAGAGATGAAACTGGAAGTTATCATAGGAGAACAACTAACGTTCCTATGACACCtcaagatatttttgttttgccACACTTGATAGGACAATTGGCACAACACGAGCTGGGTATGCAGTTGTTGTTACGTCGAAATGTAATACAACGTTTCGCTCGAGTTATTCAACGATTCAGAATGGAAGTAGGCGGTACGGATTCGGAATCAAACTCGCGATGTACCAAAACTAATTGTTCATTAATCGATGATGGTTGCGTTATGTCAGAGGAGTCTGGTACAGACGAAACGGTAGAATCGAATAGATTGGAGACAATAATGGATTCCGAGTCTGCGGAAGTAATAGATACGTGTAACCTACAAAAAGGTGATTCCTTAGCCGAACTTCGTCGAAAGACAAGTCTAGATGATTCAAGACGCGTCACTGCAGATAGGAGTTGGAGATTGGAGTTGAAAGCTCGAGACGAGCAAGGTActagtttaagtaaaaagaTTTTAAGAGCGAAGTCTGCATTGTGGGTTCTTGGCCACGCTGGAACATCGGCTGCTGGCGTAGAACAATTAAATCATTTAGGAACTATAGAATTGATAACGTCCATGGCAGAGACATGCCCGTATTACGCGGTACGAGCAACAGCTATGTATAGTCTCAGTCTTATTGGCACCACTCGTGCAGGTGCTGATGCACTGTTGAATTTCGACTGGCCATGCGTCAGACACAGACGTGGAGATCATTGGCCAATTGTTCCTCCTACTAGCACGTATTCAGCGCCAAGTCCGATCCCCATACAACGACACCATCGAAGTCTTAGTGACGGGAAACCAGAGTTACCGGAACCAGTAGCTCGAAGAACCAGAAATAGATCCGAAAGTGCAGCTACAGATCTTGAAGCCAGGCGCTATGCTCTACC AGAAAGGGGAGAAACACCAAGTCCTGTTTCAAGTATTCAAAGATTAAGCCAACAAGATGCTGAAGGGTATGCAAAACTTCGTAGCTTCCAGCGCCATCGTAGGCCAAGTTATTCTCAAAGTAGTTTAGAG ATGTACAGTTTAGATGGCCGACTTTCGTTGCAGAGTTTATTAGAGTTTGATTCATCTCGCAGCTGGATTGCGGATCACGTACTCACCTCGACGCCTCCACCTCCTGAAGATAGtaacgataatttattttacatggGTATCGCCCTGCCAAAGAGACTTATAACTATTTTTCCGGAACTGCCACAACCATCCTTCCGAACTATAGCGGACAACGTACCTAAATCCGATATAGAATCGACCGAAGTGGATGAAGAGTCTTGTTCGGAGTATGACGTAGATGCAGACCATTGTCGTATATGTTTAGTATGTCACCCCGGAAAAAGTAGTAACAGAGATTCGATTACAGATCAAGACGCTAAGTTGCAAAG AGTAATAATCAGACATGCTCAGCGCATGGCAAATCCTCTATGGTACAGGCATAGTCGGCAAACCTTGCTTAGATTACGACAACTTCATTCGGAAAAATTTCAG GACGCTTGTTTGTTTTCGGACGTAGCAGCTCGTTTAGGCAGTGGTACATACAGAATGCCAGCACGGCGATTTTTACAAGAATTATTCCTGGACTCTAAATTCGATGCA CTTTACATAGAACCGGCTAACATACTAAAATTGAACGATGGTAATGACGAGAAATCATTGCGACCTCCCATTTCCGCGCCACCTGAACCCAACTCCCGTGTGCCTTCAGAAAGTAAAATCAATGGAAGAATTACTTTTTCTGAGATTCAAGTAACTCAACTGGATGCCGTTATCGAGGTGGCAGGGGGCGATTCCTGCGTGacgcaaaaatataataaaacgcAAGAGGTTTTACGCAAACCAGAACGACGAAGCGATGAGAAGATAATAGCCGAAATTTTAAAACCAGAGGAAAGGATACGTCTGTCAAAGAGTTCCGATAGATTGTTAAAGGTATCAGGTACAAACAGTGCCATCAGCCTTGATTAG
- the LOC128872164 gene encoding rapamycin-insensitive companion of mTOR isoform X2 yields the protein MAIPSWKIWGRNLRMSHRHQNTEDSCVQLDLSRGLKENIKEILTNLCQRHNVPSIKKLAYLNAIVKLISENDSPEYGYATDDIFCCLRVGLIHEATQVRAAALRAVRYMLKKEQDVIAINKLQYPYFVARSMDINLRNETEGLQALRLVRRILVLAPKHFSPILARSLISLTNGGVEEKDGTFRAFLATLCELGVLNSNLLISCGGIGALGRAAMTGQSPAIIESVVAVLLKLLNTPETRNSVSLLCFAAPYCELHSLSIDGTKEERERFAASKLALLSILRSYPGVLHFCRPDDNSGLKAIADILYVEQLEVRRAVLELLYELLNLPLPTWTDEPDVALAAVDPSRTRDSWKLSEGFVAAEGKYILPSLSSRCPNITEIHLALLVYVLLECGLHYALAETIVSSDTFISVRAAVLLGALLHLAHSLLPPEACDLTPPLPNLLEHASAGKHQALAAVTILERMHIMMRRRPAPASLFLDKILQAGTWLRPTIPRRQRTSGRHWLRRESPTTPLLKDAQVLSSKDALAWNWPVVRSILRSREDTMRIFHDSDHRLFMKRLVRYFKPCSNGYSRIELATNANLAREATLAGCDLLNCLLELHEPEGTKLLNELIGDIAEQITCVQTAQSAHECLFSPRHMSTTCCQKYFLFLGHLSHSAKGTVILNGFNLLEKLQDLALATNHDCYVKLIVSSLDYSRDGSNRKVMTKIITEASSDNTRLYATQFLRLILRARMADAYRWAITLLSDRLSDSNKTVALTALEALHEACEETKYLEALLQQGGQSRDWSKWLEELGDKGYLLKIRLYSLHQGFTTLSSPTEELEKWICPGGFAERYVGLIEGEIHDSLTRRQRDETGSYHRRTTNVPMTPQDIFVLPHLIGQLAQHELGMQLLLRRNVIQRFARVIQRFRMEVGGTDSESNSRCTKTNCSLIDDGCVMSEESGTDETVESNRLETIMDSESAEVIDTCNLQKGDSLAELRRKTSLDDSRRVTADRSWRLELKARDEQGTSLSKKILRAKSALWVLGHAGTSAAGVEQLNHLGTIELITSMAETCPYYAVRATAMYSLSLIGTTRAGADALLNFDWPCVRHRRGDHWPIVPPTSTYSAPSPIPIQRHHRSLSDGKPELPEPVARRTRNRSESAATDLEARRYALPERGETPSPVSSIQRLSQQDAEGYAKLRSFQRHRRPSYSQSSLESLLEFDSSRSWIADHVLTSTPPPPEDSNDNLFYMGIALPKRLITIFPELPQPSFRTIADNVPKSDIESTEVDEESCSEYDVDADHCRICLVCHPGKSSNRDSITDQDAKLQRVIIRHAQRMANPLWYRHSRQTLLRLRQLHSEKFQDACLFSDVAARLGSGTYRMPARRFLQELFLDSKFDALYIEPANILKLNDGNDEKSLRPPISAPPEPNSRVPSESKINGRITFSEIQVTQLDAVIEVAGGDSCVTQKYNKTQEVLRKPERRSDEKIIAEILKPEERIRLSKSSDRLLKVSGTNSAISLD from the exons ATGGCAATTCCTAGTTGGAAGATTTGGGGTAGAAACCTTCGTATGAGCCATC GCCACCAAAACACTGAAGACAGCTGCGTGCAACTCGATCTGTCAAGAG GTCTGAAGGAaaacattaaagaaattttgacTAACCTTTGTCAGCGACACAATGTTCCAAGCATAAAAAAACTAGCATATCTTAATGCTATTGTTAAGTTAATTAGTGAAAATGATTCACCGGAATATGGGTATGCCACTGACGATATATTTTGCTG cCTACGAGTTGGTCTCATTCATGAAGCCACACAAGTTCGTGCTGCCGCATTGCGTGCAGTACGATATATGCTCAAGAAAGAACAAGATGTTattgcaattaataaattgcaatatcCATATTTTGTTGCTCGTAGTATGGATATTAATTTACGAAATGAAACAGAAGGATTACAAGCTCTTAGACTTGTTAGAAGAATTTTAGTATTAGCTCCAAAACATTTTAGTCCAATTTTAGCAAGATCTTTAATAAGCCTGACAAACGGAGGAGTCGAAGAAAAGGATGGAACGTTTCGAGCATTCTTGGCAACTCTTTGCGAGTTAGGAGttctaaattcaaatttgttaattagCTGTGGAGGCATTGGTGCCCTTGGAAGAGCTGCTATGACTGGACAAAGCCCTGCTATAATAGAATCTGTCGTAGCAGTCTtattaaagttattaaataCTCCCGAAACCAGGAATAGTGTTTCTCTCTTATGTTTTGCTGCTCCTTATTGCGAGTTGCATTCTTTAAGTATAGACGGAACAAAAGAAGAACGAGAAAGATTCGCAGCAAGTAAATTGGCATTATTGAGTATACTGAGATCTTATCCTGGTGTTCTACATTTTTGTCGACCCGATGATAACTCAGGATTAAAAGCTATAGCAGATATATTGTATGTTGAACAACTCGAAGTACGACGCGCTGTTCTAGAATTACTTTATGAATTGTTGAATCTACCTTTACCTACATGGACAGATGAGCCAGATGTTGCTCTAGCAGCAGTAGATCCTAGTAGGACGCGTGATTCATGGAAATTGTCAGAAGGCTTTGTTGCGGCtgaaggaaaatatattttaccgtCTTTATCGTCACGCTGTCcaaatattacagaaatacATTTAGCGTTGCTGGTTTACGTTTTATTAGAATGTGGTCTCCATTACGCTCTCGCGGAAACTATTGTTTCTAgcgatacatttatttctgtacGCGCTGCTGTTCTTTTAGGTGCGTTATTGCATCTTGCACATTCTCTATTGCCTCCAGAAGCATGTGATCTTACACCTCCTTTACCGAATTTATTGGAACACGCGAGTGCTGGAAAGCACCAGGCCTTAGCAGCTGTAACAATTTTGGAGCGAATGCATATTATGATGCGACGAAGACCAGCACCTGCGAGTCTATTTctagataaaattttacaagcagGTACTTGGTTGAGGCCGACCATACCAAGACGGCAACGAACGTCGGGCAGGCATTGGCTGCGTAGAGAATCGCCAACTACTCCTCTCTTAAAAGATGCTCAAGTACTCAGTTCGAAAGATGCTCTCGCATGGAATTGGCCGGTAGTGCGATCTATATTACGATCACGAGAAGATACGATGCGAATATTCCATGATTCCGATCACAGGTTGTTCATGAAAAGGCTCGTACGTTATTTTAAACCTTGTTCAAATGGATATAGTAGAATAGAGCTAGCAACAAATGCCAATTTAGCACGAGAAGCAACATTAGCTGGTTGTGATTTATTAAACTGTTTATTAGAACTTCACGAACCCGAGGGTACGAAactattaaatgaattaattggAGATATCGCGGAGCAAATTACTTGCGTTCAAACAGCTCAGTCTGCTCACGAGTGTTTATTTTCACCTCGTCATATGTCTACCACTTGTTGTCAAAAGTATTTCCTGTTTCTTGGACATTTGAGCCATTCGGCGAAAGGAACTGTAATCCTGAATGggtttaatttattagaaaagttGCAAGACTTAGCTTTAGCTACTAATCATGACTGTTACGTTAAACTAATAGTCTCAAGTTTAGATTATTCTAGAGACGGATCTAATAGGAAAGTAATGACTAAGATTATTACGGAAGCATCATCGGACAATACACGTCTATACGCTACACAGTTCCTTCGGTTGATACTGAGAGCCAGAATGGCCGATGCCTATCGTTGGGCGATAACGTTACTGTCTGATCGGTTATCGGATTCCAATAAAACTGTAGCACTAACTGCTTTAGAAGCGTTGCACGAAGCTTGCGAAGAAACGAAGTATTTAGAAGCTCTGTTGCAGCAAGGAGGTCAATCTCGTGATTGGAGTAAATGGCTCGAAGAATTAGGCGACAAAGGTTACTTGTTGAAAATTCGATTGTACTCTCTTCATCAAGGTTTCACGACACTTTCATCTCCCACGGAAGAATTGGAAAAGTGGATTTGTCCAGGGGGTTTCGCAGAAAGATACGTTGGTTTAATAGAGGGTGAAATACACGATTCCTTAACGCGTCGTCAAAGAGATGAAACTGGAAGTTATCATAGGAGAACAACTAACGTTCCTATGACACCtcaagatatttttgttttgccACACTTGATAGGACAATTGGCACAACACGAGCTGGGTATGCAGTTGTTGTTACGTCGAAATGTAATACAACGTTTCGCTCGAGTTATTCAACGATTCAGAATGGAAGTAGGCGGTACGGATTCGGAATCAAACTCGCGATGTACCAAAACTAATTGTTCATTAATCGATGATGGTTGCGTTATGTCAGAGGAGTCTGGTACAGACGAAACGGTAGAATCGAATAGATTGGAGACAATAATGGATTCCGAGTCTGCGGAAGTAATAGATACGTGTAACCTACAAAAAGGTGATTCCTTAGCCGAACTTCGTCGAAAGACAAGTCTAGATGATTCAAGACGCGTCACTGCAGATAGGAGTTGGAGATTGGAGTTGAAAGCTCGAGACGAGCAAGGTActagtttaagtaaaaagaTTTTAAGAGCGAAGTCTGCATTGTGGGTTCTTGGCCACGCTGGAACATCGGCTGCTGGCGTAGAACAATTAAATCATTTAGGAACTATAGAATTGATAACGTCCATGGCAGAGACATGCCCGTATTACGCGGTACGAGCAACAGCTATGTATAGTCTCAGTCTTATTGGCACCACTCGTGCAGGTGCTGATGCACTGTTGAATTTCGACTGGCCATGCGTCAGACACAGACGTGGAGATCATTGGCCAATTGTTCCTCCTACTAGCACGTATTCAGCGCCAAGTCCGATCCCCATACAACGACACCATCGAAGTCTTAGTGACGGGAAACCAGAGTTACCGGAACCAGTAGCTCGAAGAACCAGAAATAGATCCGAAAGTGCAGCTACAGATCTTGAAGCCAGGCGCTATGCTCTACC AGAAAGGGGAGAAACACCAAGTCCTGTTTCAAGTATTCAAAGATTAAGCCAACAAGATGCTGAAGGGTATGCAAAACTTCGTAGCTTCCAGCGCCATCGTAGGCCAAGTTATTCTCAAAGTAGTTTAGAG AGTTTATTAGAGTTTGATTCATCTCGCAGCTGGATTGCGGATCACGTACTCACCTCGACGCCTCCACCTCCTGAAGATAGtaacgataatttattttacatggGTATCGCCCTGCCAAAGAGACTTATAACTATTTTTCCGGAACTGCCACAACCATCCTTCCGAACTATAGCGGACAACGTACCTAAATCCGATATAGAATCGACCGAAGTGGATGAAGAGTCTTGTTCGGAGTATGACGTAGATGCAGACCATTGTCGTATATGTTTAGTATGTCACCCCGGAAAAAGTAGTAACAGAGATTCGATTACAGATCAAGACGCTAAGTTGCAAAG AGTAATAATCAGACATGCTCAGCGCATGGCAAATCCTCTATGGTACAGGCATAGTCGGCAAACCTTGCTTAGATTACGACAACTTCATTCGGAAAAATTTCAG GACGCTTGTTTGTTTTCGGACGTAGCAGCTCGTTTAGGCAGTGGTACATACAGAATGCCAGCACGGCGATTTTTACAAGAATTATTCCTGGACTCTAAATTCGATGCA CTTTACATAGAACCGGCTAACATACTAAAATTGAACGATGGTAATGACGAGAAATCATTGCGACCTCCCATTTCCGCGCCACCTGAACCCAACTCCCGTGTGCCTTCAGAAAGTAAAATCAATGGAAGAATTACTTTTTCTGAGATTCAAGTAACTCAACTGGATGCCGTTATCGAGGTGGCAGGGGGCGATTCCTGCGTGacgcaaaaatataataaaacgcAAGAGGTTTTACGCAAACCAGAACGACGAAGCGATGAGAAGATAATAGCCGAAATTTTAAAACCAGAGGAAAGGATACGTCTGTCAAAGAGTTCCGATAGATTGTTAAAGGTATCAGGTACAAACAGTGCCATCAGCCTTGATTAG
- the LOC128872170 gene encoding proteasome subunit beta type-6, translated as MAYAVDNLVQHNMGPVNDNLVPDWLHSEQSTGTSIMACEFNGGVVIGADSRATTGAYISNRFADKLTKITDYIYCCRSGSAADTQAISDIVAYHLALHKMELGMEPLVETAANVFRELCYNYRDSLMAGILVAGWDSRKGGQVYSVPIGGMCVRQPISIGGSGSTYVYGYMDSQYKPNMTKDECVKLVENTLALAMSRDGSSGGVIRIGVITEQGIDRKVILGNDLPRFYEG; from the exons atggcTTATGCGGTGGATAATTTGGTTCAACACAACATGGGTCCAGTTAATGATAATTTAGTTCCAGATTGGCTTCATTCGGAACAAAGTACAGGC aCATCAATTATGGCTTGTGAATTTAATGGAGGTGTTGTGATTGGAGCAGATTCTCGAGCAACTACAGG GGCTTATATCTCCAATCGCTTTGCTGATAAATTGACCAAAATCACAGACTACATTTATTGTTGTCGGTCTGGTTCAGCAGCAGACACTCAAGCTATTTCAGACATAGTCGCATACCATTTAGCACTTCACAA aatGGAATTAGGCATGGAGCCATTAGTGGAAACAGCAGCAAATGTATTCCGCGAATTGTGTTACAATTACCGGGATTCTTTAATGGCTGGAATCTTGGTGGCAGGATGGGACAGCCGTAAGGGAGGTCAAGTTTATAGTGTCCCCATAGGTGGCATGTGTGTACGGCAACCAATTTCCATTGGGGGGTCTGGTTCGACGTATGTGTATGGTTACATGGATTCTCAGTACAAACCAAACATGACAAAGGATGAATGTGTCAAATTAGTTGAAAATA CATTGGCATTGGCGATGTCTCGTGACGGTAGCAGCGGCGGTGTCATTCGAATTGGTGTTATCACGGAACAAGGAATTGACAGAAAAGTTATACTGGGCAACGATTTGCCACGCTTTTATGAGGGTTGA